The Bombus fervidus isolate BK054 chromosome 3, iyBomFerv1, whole genome shotgun sequence genome includes a window with the following:
- the LOC141445736 gene encoding uncharacterized protein produces the protein MVTADSNLDPEWSLDDTNVSSLRRRKVLTDLDRCVSPRSSDFNITTYTGISSTFKPTILNEKSMKSRKMITYPKITVAYPRILPNNTIYTKNVNKIKKLDGRYVKPPSSQPPIFLKCKVKKKMENNEDKNSGDADENNLTLSATTDLDIQFSKVNFEFPSMFNSGSRNKVIIASESMNQSLKQYCNFEDKRVTRIAPHIRRKDVICDTVDAWSYSNSSQNSTELCRYKPLIFGGTYPIDLPVKSTSDLCLTKFKDVPMEKSIPKTYDIDVPTDCE, from the coding sequence ATGGTTACTGCGGATAGTAATCTCGATCCTGAGTGGTCATTGGATGACACCAATGTTAGTTCATTACGACGACGCAAAGTATTAACAGATTTGGATCGATGCGTTAGCCCTCGTTCTTccgattttaatattactacTTATACGGGCATATCGTCAACTTTTAAGCCAACTATTCTAAATGAAAAGTCCATGAAATCGCGGAAAATGATAACATACCCAAAGATCACGGTAGCTTATCCGAGAATCTTaccaaataatacaatttacacgaaaaacgtaaataaaataaagaaattagatGGTAGGTACGTGAAGCCACCTTCTTCGCAGCCGCCTATATTCCTAAAATGTaaagttaaaaagaaaatggaaaataacgaAGACAAAAATTCTGGCGATGcggatgaaaataatttgactTTATCGGCCACTACCGATTTAGATATTCAATTTAGTAAGGTTAACTTTGAGTTTCCTTCTATGTTTAATTCTGGTTCAAGAAACAAGGTAATTATAGCTTCCGAAAGTATGAATCAAAGTTTAAAGCAATATTGTAATTTTGAGGACAAAAGAGTTACGAGAATAGCTCCGCATATTCGAAGGAAAGATGTTATTTGTGATACGGTAGATGCATGGTCTTATTCGAATTCTTCACAGAATTCCACCGAATTGTGTCGATATAAACCACTTATTTTTGGTGGTACGTACCCGATAGATTTACCGGTTAAATCAACAAGTGATCTTTGTTTAACAAAATTCAAAGATGTTCCTATGGAAAAGTCCATCCCTAAAACTTATGATATTGATGTTCCAACGGATTGtgagtag